In Xiphophorus hellerii strain 12219 chromosome 4, Xiphophorus_hellerii-4.1, whole genome shotgun sequence, a single genomic region encodes these proteins:
- the LOC116718049 gene encoding bromodomain adjacent to zinc finger domain protein 2B-like isoform X2 encodes MCLKTTNTKMCSCKIGTGWFQEVVQQLCQRAEDISNNMESGERLASPAPTLSAARTSSPAASSSSSSSSSSSSSPAPHSKSSLAPSPSALGSTLNTSGRLFGGMGDQPFIGSTLSSAFPLVNHPAFGALYTAGAGRPEFGGLGSIGMSAALAAHPQLGALTEWWRAAEAHGRGAAAFIPSFIGFPPFFAPHIQPNHNTSPVQVRMPGKNSHDPPKGVNGAVNGSGVCPPTTQSGSYSASPTPVQAPTKPTRNSDPSNIHRSSPENNPSELVEKTIVKPKEKKSRRKPAGASLASHSESGTSSDSSSDGSLSSDLEDLAEEDEDDDDDEEDDEEDDKQSELSESEKRIKKKAKVLLPSTGTGKSERSLSREVQVKKDNQAKKGPSNHPTLVPLPCSVSPPTLSQTSPLGLQSSRTRTEGPQQHFSVIQSTGLAANPKPLALLTQPRREPSPTSSPIALTTSPRALSSTASPKPPKLLPSSSPQHLPLSLCSSPKPVSVPSPPRSTLLASTSPKPFGLTSSITSPQKSSLKPPRHTVPSAAKSNKKKQLEASLAQISEFRLKQTLMSQGQTFPAEQKKQQQGPNKSPKRTSLSSPPLPPVPPTAPQNNHSNLFLSSALLGLPEPHHPNGVIQSTTQDTPLALITKPRKDAASQGRSPQPNSDAGSMPVNLSTGASRTPASAQAGPPSQPSTTSPHATGHTSRKSKTPKVKGQTPAPGQADPLAAWKGFSQNHLVQSLVDLFRGGESGVGIPGVSIPGVGIPGVGIPGTCNPTAGLPANKESDDSGDDDDDDEDDDLEEEDEEDSDDSLSESDSNSDSDISGKKVKELKLLPSGSSKKEMTPRRLTKGPELLSTSTNHTATSCSPLNLQVIKSPCVATSSSALAYHSSAGSSSYSLASPLGLGKRKRVMDEKELMVPLELGWRRETRIKSVGGRPQGEVSYYAPCGKKLRQYPDVMKYLSRNGISGIARDNFSFSAKIRVGDFYEAREGPQGLQWSLLKEEEVVPRILAMEGRRGRPPNSERQLAGDVTKAGRRRKGRPPNVGDQLVTEGPSPSEVKLLRKLEAQEIARQAAQMKLMRKLEKQALARAAKEARRQQAIMAAEERRKQKEQIKILKQQEKIKRIQQIRMEKELRAQQILEAKRKKKEEAANAKILEAEKRIKEKELRRQQAEILKHQELERHRLDMERERRRQHVMLMKAVEARKKAEERERLRQEKRDEKRLNKERKLEQRRLELEIARELKKPNEDMCLSDHKPLPEFSRIPGLILPGRAVSDCLMLMQFLRGFGKVLGLDLNADVPTLGMLQEGLLNVGDSMGQVQDLLVKLLSLAVCDPGLPPGQKTKTMLGDHLTNVGINRDNVSEVLQMYMSAHCSNTDLAPLALSLKTKAFQAHTPAQKASILGFLANELACSKAVISEIDKNLDQMANMRKDKIIMEGKLKKLKTIHAKRTGKREASTGMEENHSVGTPSSAAKRKRKLGGDSEDDDDDDDDSDDQAEDDDDDEEEEIKKVKKVETFDEDEVDQATSIEELEKQIEKLAKQHHQTRRKLFEISHSLRSMMYGQDRYRRRYWVLPHCGGVFIEAMESGEAPEELEEERQRRRRAAEEVKVKEEPQEFELHKEKPSSLNGQNLRTPSLEQQKDEGQEHGGKKNTQTLFYQQAGCISKLCTLRNVGKNVGKQSLKAEEKESPLGIQDSSPMNIPNASKKETLPSPNHTTPDPTAALIPSLVTTNDTTHIPPPISASLSFPCLPIRQESPGNTPPTSSPAPSPHLVFQTNDQLLRVLTERSGHWFSLLPRNPCDLSSLTTTPPGAPRGSPQASSTPGRPRSPPPSPALPLTPSAASASASPHHPTGLLTYPLSALQLKSGGSLLGVSFANWPSGVISPSLPLCSSPSPMPGHSLEGNTTASVSSKSESPIPRIEKSSSMPSPALEMPKSLDHLAPRPIPEELLTGWWRVSHIEQLRALVDALHSRGMRERGLQRQMQKYLEIIPQVCTKHKDVAMIELRELEESQVSVESVRGWCVEEQAMEMDIAVLQQVEELERKVTAASLQVKGWTYPDPQSEREDLVYYEHKPPTKSTPASGGAGDKDSKEHLEERGEKGGVMRHPDNPLDIAVTRLADLERNIERRYLRSPLGTTIQIRLDNVGTVTVPAPAPSSSADREGGEEEVAHGMKVWRKALSEVRSAAQLAMCIQQLQKSIAWERSIMKVYCQMCKKGDNEDLLLLCDGCDKGCHTYCHKPKITSIPEGDWYCPACISTASGPSPKTKKPPAKTVASSGGSSKKSGESKKNVKQTGNGEVSEEDSVSASSTPKKGSKDTSRKRKTEEASPALIPANQESPVCVKRAKTARDNNRDLGLCRILLAELERHQDAWPFLTPVNLKSVPGYRKVIKKPMDFSTIREKLVSSQYQNLETFIIDVNLVFDNCEKFNEDNSDIGRAGHNMRKFFEKRWTELLKQTN; translated from the exons GCCGACTGTTTGGAGGAATGGGAGATCAGCCCTTCATTGGCTCCACGTTGTCAAGTGCCTTCCCTCTGGTGAACCACCCTGCCTTTGGAGCCCTCTACACTGCCGGGGCTGGCAGGCCCGAGTTCGGAGGCCTGGGCTCAATTGGGATGTCAGCTGCTCTGGCTGCCCACCCACAGTTAGGAGCTCTGACTG AGTGGTGGCGAGCTGCTGAAGCCCATGGACGCGGAGCTGCTGCCTTTATCCCCTCTTTCATCGGCTTTCCTCCTTTCTTCGCCCCCCACATTCAGCCCAATCACAACACTAGTCCTGTTCAGGTCAGGATGCCTGGCAAGAATAGCCATGACCCGCCTAAAG GGGTGAATGGTGCAGTGAATGGCAGCGGAGTCTGTCCTCCCACCACACAATCAGGGAGCTATTCTGCGAGTCCGACTCCCGTTCAGGCACCAACAAAGCCGACCAGAAATTCCGATCCGTCTAATATTCACCGTAGCAGCCCTGAGAACAATCCATCAGAGTTGGTGGAAAAGACGATTGTAAAACCTAAAGAGAAG AAGTCTCGGAGGAAGCCAGCAGGGGCTTCTTTGGCAAGTCACAGTGAATCAGGCACGTCCTCGGACAGCTCAAGCGACGGCTCTCTCAGCAGCGATCTGGAAGACCTCGCAGAGGAAGACGAAGATGACGATGACGATGAGGAGGACGATGAGGAAGATGACAAGCAGAGTGAACTTTCAGAATCTGAGAAACGGATAAAGAAGAAGGCAAAG GTGTTATTACCaagcactggaactggaaagAGTGAAAGGTCACTTTCTAGGGAGGTTCAGGTCAAAAAGGACAACCAAGCTAAGAAGGGGCCCTCTAACCACCCAACTCTTGTGCCATTACCCTGCTCTGTCTCCCCGCCCACCTTGTCCCAAACTTCGCCTCTGGGCCTGCAGAGCTCCAGGACCCGGACTGAAGGGCCACAGCAACACTTCAGTGTGATTCAGTCCACTGGTCTAGCTGCCAACCCTAAGCCTCTCGCACTCCTCACCCAGCCTCGTCGAGAGCCGTCACCAACCTCCTCCCCGATAGCTCTCACCACATCCCCAAGAGCACTGTCCAGCACTGCCTCTCCCAAACCTCCCAAACTGCTGCCGTCCTCCTCTCCCCAACACCTCCCTCTCTCCCTGTGCTCCTCCCCGAAGCCCGTCTCTGTCCCCTCTCCACCCCGCTCCACCCTCCTGGCATCTACCTCcccaaaaccttttggtttgacCTCGTCTATAACGAGCCCGCAGAAGTCGTCGCTGAAGCCACCGAGGCACACTGTGCCCAGTGCCGCCAAATCCAACAAGAAAAAACAGCTGGAGGCTTCACTGGCACAGATCAGCGAGTTCAGGCTCAAACAG ACTCTCATGTCCCAAGGGCAGACATTCCCAGCTGAGcaaaagaagcagcagcaggggCCAAACAAATCCCCAAAAAGGACGTCGCTGTCTTCGCCGCCATTGCCACCTGTTCCGCCTACTGCACCCCAGAACAATCACTCCAACCTCTTCCTTTCAAGTGCCCTGCTGGGTCTCCCCGAACCTCATCACCCAAATGGAGTCATCCAAAGCACCACTCAGGACACACCTTTGGCCCTCATCACCAAACCTCGCAAAGATGCTGCCTCTCAGGGCAGGTCCCCCCAGCCCAACTCAGATGCTGGGTCGATGCCTGTCAATCTGAGCACAGGGGCAAGTAGGACCCCAGCGAGTGCCCAGGCTGGTCCTCCATCGCAGCCTTCAACTACCTCACCCCATGCCACGGGTCATACATCTAGAAAAAGCAAGACGCCCAAGGTTAAAGGGCAGACACCAGCGCCGGGACAAGCAGACCCTTTAGCTGCCTGGAAGGGCTTCTCTCAGAATCACCTGGTGCAGTCTCTGGTAGATTTGTTTCGAGGAGGAGAATCTGGTGTTGGGATTCCTGGAGTGAGTATCCCTGGGGTTGGAATTCCTGGCGTGGGAATCCCTGGAACGTGTAACCCCACAGCTGGTCTTCCAGCCAACAAGGAATCAGACGACTCAGGAgacgacgacgatgatgatgaggatgatgacctcgaagaggaggatgaagaggattCTGATGATAGTCTTTCAG AGTCTGACAGCAACTCTGACAGCGACATTTCAGGAAAGAAAGTGAAGGAGTTAAAGCTGCTGCCCTCTGGATCATCCAAAAAAGAGATGACTCCTCGCAGGCTTACCAAAGGTCCAGAGCTACTGAGCACCTCAACCAACCACACCGCCACCAGCTGCTCCCCTCTCAACCTACAGGTCATCAAGAGTCCCTGTGTTGCCACCAGCTCCAGTGCCTTGGCCTACCACAGCTCTGCAGGCTCTTCTTCCTATAGCCTAGCTTCTCCATTAG GTTTAGGGAAAAGGAAGAGGGTGATGGATGAAAAGGAGTTGATGGTACCTCTGGAGTTGGG GTGGCGGAGAGAAACAAGAATCAAGTCGGTGGGTGGACGCCCGCAGGGTGAGGTGTCCTACTACGCTCCCTGTGGCAAGAAACTCAGACAGTACCCAGATGTGATGAAG tATCTATCCAGAAATGGAATAAGTGGCATCGCGCGTGATAATTTTAGCTTCAGTGCAAAGATAAGGGTTGGTGACTTCTATGAAGCCAGAGAAGGACCCCAG ggTTTGCAGTGGAGCCTGTTGAAGGAAGAAGAGGTTGTTCCTCGAATTTTGGCCATGGAGGGTCGCAGGGGTCGTCCTCCAAACTCAGAGCGGCAGCTAGCGGGAGATGTTACCAAAGCTGGTCGACGGAGGAAGGGACGGCCCCCCAACGTGGGCGATCAGCTCGTAACTGAAGGGCCCAGCCCCAGTGAGGTCAAACTTCTGCGCAAGCTGGAAGCTCAAG AAATTGCCCGACAGGCTGCCCAGATGAAACTGATGAGAAAACTGGAAAAGCAGGCGCTGGCACGTGCAGCTAAAGAAGCTCGCAGACAGCAAG CCATCATGGCAGCAGAAGAGAGAAGAAAGCAGAAGGAACAGATCAAGATACTCAAGCAGCAG gaaAAGATCAAGCGCATTCAGCAGATTCGGATGGAGAAAGAACTGAGAGCGCAGCAAATTTTGGAG GCCAAACggaaaaagaaggaagaagcTGCCAATGCCAAAATATTAGAGGCTGAGAAGCGCATAAAG GAGAAAGAGTTGAGGAGGCAGCAGGCGGAGATCCTTAAACACCAG GAGTTGGAGAGGCATAGACTAGATATG gAGAGGGAAAGGAGGAGGCAACATGTAATGCTGATGAAGGCTGTTGAGGCTCGCAAGAAAGCAGAG GAGCGTGAACGCTTGCGGCAGGAGAAAAGAGATGAGAAGCGCTTGAACAAAGAGCGCAAACTGGAGCAACGGCGACTAGAGCTGGAGATAGCAAGGGAGCTGAAAAAGCCAAATGAAGACATGTGTCTTTCTGATCATAAG CCTCTCCCAGAGTTCTCCCGCATCCCTGGCCTCATCCTCCCTGGACGGGCAGTGTCAGACTGCCTGATGCTCATGCAGTTCTTGAGAGGCTTTGGAAAAGTTTTAGGACTTGATTTGAACGCAGATGTTCCCACCTTGGGAATGCTGCAGGAAGGCTTGCTCAACGTGGGGGACAGCATGGGCCAAGTTCAAGACCTTCTGGTTAAACTTCTCTCTCTAGCAGTCTGTGATCCCGGTTTGCCACCTGGACAAAAG ACAAAAACCATGCTGGGGGACCATTTAACCAACGTTGGCATCAACAGGGATAATGTCTCGGAGGTGCTGCAAATGTACATGAGCGCTCATTGTTCCAACACAGACCTGGCTCCTTTGGCCCTCAGTCTGAAGACCAAAGCCTTCCAGGCTCACACTCCTGCCCAGAAGGCCTCCATTCTGGGGTTCTTGGCTAATGAGCTGGCCTGCAGTAAAGCTGTTATCAG TGAGATTGACAAGAATCTGGATCAAATGGCTAACATGAGGAAAGACAAGATTATTATGGAAGGAAAACTGAAGAA GCTGAAGACCATTCACGCCAAGCGAACTGGAAAGAGGGAGGCCAGCACGGGTATGGAAGAGAACCATTCCGTTGGTACTCCATCCTCTGCCGCCAAGCGCAAGAGGAAGCTGGGTGGAGACAGTGAGGATGACGACGATGACGATGATGACAGTGATGACCAGGCAGAAGACGACGATgacgatgaggaggaggaaattaaaaaagtaaaaaaagtggAGACCTTTGACGAG GATGAAGTCGACCAGGCCACCAGCATTGAGGAGCTTGAGAAGCAAATAGAGAAATTAGCTAAG CAACATCATCAGACCAGAAGAAAGCTCTTTGAGATATCTCATTCTCTGCGCTCCATGATGTATGGTCAGGACCGGTATCGGCGCCGGTACTGGGTTCTGCCACACTGTGGAGGGGTGTTCATTGAAGCTATGGAGAGTGGAGAAG CCCCAGAGGAACTGGAGGAGGAGcgacagaggaggagaagagcaGCCGAAGAGGTCAAGGTAAAAGAGGAACCGCAGGAGTTTGAACTCCACAAGGAGAAGCCTAGCAGCCTCAATGGACAGAACCTTCGGACACCGAGCTTGGAACAACAGAAAGACGAGGGTCAGGAACatgggggaaagaaaaacactcagaCTCTGTTCTACCAGCAGGCCGGTTGCATCTCCAAACTGTGTACACTCCGAAACGTTGGCAAAAACGTTGGCAAACAATCTCTAAAGGCAGAGGAAAAGGAGAGTCCACTTGGGATACAAGACAGCAGTCCCATGAACATTCCTAATGCCTCCAAGAAAGAAACATTACCTTCCCCCAATCATACTACCCCAGATCCAACGGCAGCATTAATTCCTTCCTTAGTGACCACTAATGACACTACACATATCCCTCCTCCAATTTCAGCATCTTTATCTTTCCCCTGCCTGCCAATACGACAGGAAAGCCCAGGGAACACTCCTCCAACTTCTTCTCCTGCACCATCTCCACACCTCGTATTCCAAACCAATGACCAGTTGCTCAGAGTTCTGACCGAGAGGAGTGGGCACTGGTTCAGTCTACTTCCTCGCAACCCTTGTGACCTCTCTTCTCTTACCACTACTCCGCCAGGAGCGCCGCGTGGCTCTCCTCAGGCGTCTTCAACACCTGGCAGACCTAGGTCTCCACCTCCTTCCCCTGCCCTACCTCTCACACCTTCTGCCGCCTCAGCGTCCGCTAGCCCGCATCACCCAACTGGTCTCCTCACCTACCCTTTGTCTGCCCTGCAG TTGAAGTCAGGGGGCTCATTGCTTGGGGTTTCTTTTGCAAACTGGCCTAGTGGTGTGATAAGTCCCAGCTTACCTCTGTGCAGTAGCCCCAGCCCCATGCCAGGCCATTCCCTGGAGGGCAACACAACAGCAAGTGTCTCTAGTAAGAGTGAGTCACCTATACCTCGCATTGAGAAAAGCTCCTCTATGCCCTCTCCCGCCTTGGAGATGCCAAAGTCTCTTGACCACCTTGCACCTCGCCCCATTCCAGAAG AACTGCTGACAGGTTGGTGGCGGGTATCTCACATCGAACAGCTGCGGGCACTGGTTGATGCTCTCCACAGTCGAGGAATGCGGGAGCGGGGCCTCCAGCGGCAGATGCAGAAATACTTGGAGATAATCCCGCAGGTTTGCACCAAACACAAAGATG TGGCCATGATTGAGCTCCGGGAGCTTGAGGAAAGCCAGGTCAGTGTGGAGTCAGTGCGGGGCTGGTGTGTGGAGGAACAGGCCATGGAAATGGACATTGCTGTGCTGCAGCAGGTTGAGGAGCTGGAGAGGAAAGTGACTGCAGCCAGCTTGCAAGTCAAG GGCTGGACCTACCCAGATCCTCAGTCTGAGCGAGAGGATCTGGTGTACTACGAGCACAAGCCCCCCACTAAGTCAACACCAGCATCAGGAGGTGCAGGAGATAAGGACTCCAAGGAGCATCTTGAGGAACGCGGAGAGAAGGGCGGGGTGATGCGTCACCCGGACAACCCTCTGGACATAGCAGTGACACGTCTGGCCGATCTGGAGCGCAACATCGAGAGAAGGTACCTGAGGAGCCCCTTAGGTACCACCATTCAGATCAGGCTGGATAATGTGGGTACGGTCACTGTCCCTGCCCCCGCCCCATCCTCTAGTGCTGACAGGGAAGG CGGTGAGGAGGAGGTAGCCCACGGTATGAAGGTATGGAGGAAGGCTCTGAGTGAGGTCCGCAGTGCCGCCCAGTTGGCCATGTgcatccagcagctgcagaagtCTATCGCTTGGGAAAGGTCTATCATGAAAGTG TACTGTCAGATGTGCAAAAAGGGGGACAATGAGGACCTCCTTTTGTTGTGCGATGGCTGTGACAAAGGGTGTCACACTTACTGTCACAAACCCAAGATCACCAGCATTCCCGAAGGAGACTGGTACTGTCCAGCCTGCATTTCAACG GCAAGTGGTCCATCCCCAAAGACCAAAAAGCCTCCAGCCAAAACTGTAGCTTCTAGCGGAGGAAGCAGCAAAAAAAGCGGGGAGTCCAAGAAGAACGTGAAGCAGACAGGTAACGGGGAGGTATCAGAGGAGGATTCAGTCAGTGCCAGCAGCACGCCCAAAAAAGGATCAAAAGACAccagcaggaagagaaaaacagaggagGCTTCACCTGCTCTGATACCAGCCAATCAGGAGAGCCCTGTGTGTGTGAAACGAGCCAAGACAGCAAGAGACAACAACAGGGACCTGGGATTATGCAG AATTCTTCTCGCAGAGTTGGAGCGGCATCAGGATGCATGGCCTTTTCTCACGCCTGTCAACCTAAAATCGGTCCCTGGCTACAGGAAGGTCATAAAAAAGCCGATGGACTTCTCCACTATACGTGAGAAGCTTGTGAGCAGCCA GTATCAAAACCTGGAGACTTTCATCATTGATGTCAACTTGGTCTTTGATAACTGTGAAAAATTCAATGAAGACAATTCGGACATTGGTCGAGCTGGTCATAACATGAGGAAGTTTTTTGAGAAGCGCTGGACTGAGCTTCTGaagcaaacaaactaa